The Streptococcus mitis genome has a segment encoding these proteins:
- a CDS encoding potassium channel family protein: MKRLKMLWHIMQVTGFTRFALSFVTFVFGSGGVLFLVEPAITNYGDGLWYAFVTSTTVGYGDLLAVTLIGRITSVFLTIYGLIFFGCLSAVIFNYYTNLNKERGEDK; this comes from the coding sequence ATGAAACGTTTAAAAATGTTATGGCATATTATGCAGGTTACGGGTTTTACTCGGTTTGCTCTGAGTTTTGTGACCTTTGTTTTTGGGTCAGGAGGCGTGCTTTTCCTAGTTGAACCTGCTATCACAAATTACGGAGACGGTCTTTGGTATGCTTTTGTGACTTCGACGACTGTCGGCTACGGGGATCTCCTAGCTGTGACCTTGATTGGAAGGATTACCAGTGTCTTCTTGACGATTTATGGGCTCATATTTTTTGGCTGTTTATCAGCTGTTATTTTTAATTATTATACCAATTTAAATAAGGAAAGAGGAGAGGACAAATGA
- a CDS encoding DUF389 domain-containing protein, translating to MTANYSTREYREKLYDDLHVRLRDTAILMCAIFIASIGLNMNSTAVIIGAMLISPLMTPIVGLGFGLAIFDTRLIKQSLEVLLTQVLVSLLVSTLYFWISPLSYASSELIARTSPTIWDVLIAIAGGIAGVIGSRKKEANNIVPGVAIATALMPPICTAGYGLANGNVRFLLGALYLFLINCVFIMLANIVGTRILMRKSPLTSFKELSIKMRIGLISLIVLLILPASYSAVTLTIEQARKEGIKQFVGKEFANYTVINQVYKSSNNELVLTVVGDPISEEELETLHQKQASYGIQSVQLKVNQVQNSPTLDSEATKEFYENIDKYIDQKLSEKDSQKDLVKENEADKD from the coding sequence ATGACTGCCAATTATTCAACACGGGAATACCGTGAGAAATTATACGATGACCTTCATGTTCGATTGAGAGATACAGCGATTTTGATGTGTGCAATTTTTATTGCCTCTATCGGACTAAATATGAATTCAACAGCTGTCATTATAGGAGCCATGTTGATTTCACCTCTCATGACACCGATTGTTGGACTGGGATTCGGTTTAGCTATTTTTGATACGCGTTTAATCAAGCAATCTCTAGAGGTTTTATTGACTCAAGTGTTGGTCAGTTTGCTTGTCTCGACTCTGTATTTCTGGATTTCTCCCTTGTCTTATGCAAGTAGCGAGTTGATTGCACGAACCTCTCCAACCATTTGGGATGTCCTCATTGCTATTGCTGGTGGGATTGCTGGTGTGATCGGTTCAAGGAAAAAAGAAGCAAACAATATCGTGCCAGGAGTAGCCATTGCTACAGCTCTGATGCCGCCTATCTGTACTGCTGGCTATGGTTTAGCTAATGGGAATGTACGATTTTTATTGGGGGCTCTCTATCTTTTCTTGATCAACTGTGTCTTTATCATGCTAGCCAACATTGTTGGAACAAGAATTTTGATGAGAAAATCTCCTTTAACTTCATTTAAAGAGCTGAGCATTAAAATGAGAATTGGCTTGATATCTTTGATTGTATTGTTGATTCTTCCAGCTAGCTATTCGGCAGTTACTCTGACAATAGAACAAGCGCGCAAAGAAGGGATCAAACAGTTTGTAGGAAAAGAGTTCGCCAATTATACGGTTATTAATCAAGTCTACAAGTCAAGTAACAATGAATTGGTCTTGACGGTTGTTGGAGATCCGATTTCAGAAGAAGAATTAGAAACACTCCACCAAAAACAAGCCTCTTACGGTATTCAATCTGTTCAATTGAAAGTGAATCAAGTTCAGAACTCGCCAACATTAGATAGTGAAGCGACCAAGGAATTTTATGAAAACATTGACAAGTATATTGATCAAAAACTCTCTGAAAAAGATTCACAAAAAGATCTCGTAAAAGAAAATGAAGCAGACAAGGATTGA